The following proteins come from a genomic window of Nostoc sp. KVJ3:
- a CDS encoding SAVED domain-containing protein, producing the protein MINTGINTTENLLIKRTILILASSPTNTARLRLDREMREIDAGLRRAKQREQFTLEQKWAVRPDDLRRALLDYNPQIVHFCGHGAGYQGLVLENDVGEAQFLPTNALASLFKLFANRGVECVVLNACYAEVQAEAISQHINYVMGMSDEISDDAAVKFAIGFYDAVGAGWSYEDAYELGCNAIALEGIPEELTPVLKKKDRLIISNSNVQFSQRTLFAVRHHSFELLTGLISEEDLSNNIRDYKFQHIEFDQSSFFTVGICDPSSAIKQNENFVNDFLKLFKANPEAKICYYGIVHIPLQFCVGYAFSTWPKVLLFELDRNTNCWYQLASSDSPEIELNVIISRVKNPVAVAIRIAISFDILKSDVDDVLSQPYEDILIQIGKRRIDAISHYSQVNKICQAFRQVLDDLHNRLDKSLVVHIFYTGPVSLGFSLGRRISRTIHHQVIVYNYTANTQPCYAWGIKINSNDTPASRVVWTTPIITKTQE; encoded by the coding sequence ATGATAAATACAGGTATAAACACGACTGAGAATCTACTAATAAAACGCACAATACTAATTCTTGCGTCCAGCCCTACAAATACAGCAAGATTACGTTTAGATAGAGAGATGCGAGAAATTGATGCAGGTTTACGGAGAGCAAAGCAGCGAGAACAATTTACTTTAGAACAAAAATGGGCAGTTCGTCCAGACGATTTGCGTCGCGCCTTGTTGGATTATAACCCGCAGATTGTTCACTTTTGTGGACATGGGGCAGGTTATCAGGGATTAGTTTTAGAAAATGATGTTGGAGAAGCACAGTTTCTTCCAACTAATGCTTTGGCGAGTCTGTTTAAATTGTTTGCGAATCGAGGTGTAGAGTGTGTTGTACTGAATGCTTGCTATGCTGAGGTACAAGCAGAGGCTATTTCCCAGCATATTAATTATGTGATGGGAATGAGCGATGAAATCAGTGATGATGCGGCAGTTAAGTTTGCAATCGGTTTCTATGACGCTGTTGGTGCTGGTTGGTCGTATGAAGATGCTTACGAATTGGGTTGTAATGCGATCGCTTTGGAAGGAATACCAGAAGAACTGACTCCTGTTTTAAAAAAAAAAGACCGATTAATAATATCTAACTCAAATGTCCAGTTTTCGCAGCGAACATTATTTGCAGTCCGTCATCATTCATTTGAACTGCTAACTGGTCTTATTTCAGAAGAAGATTTATCAAATAACATTCGAGATTATAAATTTCAACATATAGAGTTTGATCAGTCATCGTTTTTTACAGTTGGCATTTGTGATCCCAGTAGTGCTATAAAACAAAATGAAAATTTTGTAAACGATTTTTTAAAATTATTCAAAGCTAACCCAGAAGCAAAAATTTGTTACTACGGTATTGTTCACATTCCACTTCAGTTCTGTGTAGGTTATGCTTTTTCAACCTGGCCTAAAGTGTTATTATTTGAGCTAGATCGTAATACAAATTGCTGGTATCAACTTGCAAGTAGCGATAGTCCAGAGATAGAGTTAAATGTTATTATCTCACGAGTAAAAAATCCTGTTGCAGTTGCTATCAGAATTGCCATTTCGTTTGATATCTTAAAGAGTGATGTAGATGATGTATTATCTCAGCCCTATGAAGATATTTTGATTCAAATTGGGAAGCGACGAATTGACGCAATTAGCCATTATAGCCAGGTAAACAAAATCTGCCAAGCTTTTCGACAGGTACTTGATGATTTGCATAACCGTCTTGATAAATCACTTGTCGTGCATATCTTTTACACAGGGCCAGTTAGCCTTGGTTTTAGTCTTGGACGCAGGATCAGTAGAACTATTCATCATCAAGTTATTGTTTATAATTACACAGCCAATACGCAACCTTGTTATGCCTGGGGAATAAAGATTAATAGTAATGATACCCCTGCATCTAGAGTTGTATGGACTACTCCAATTATTACTAAAACTCAGGAATAA
- a CDS encoding NACHT domain-containing protein: MVVGKPGSGKTTYMQRIVTECNEGKLQAQRIPVLIKLREFLDEGCKYDYDLKQFLGQHWQMINADIELVLNQGRALVLLDGLDEVEGEAGKQIVKEIKRFARIYPQVQVVVTCRTQTLPDLFDWQSKRFTCVEVADFNEVQMRAFAVHWFGTVCADAGERQAQEFFEQLFREVNKPIRELVITPILLSLTCAVFQQTGKFYSKRSKLYQEGLELLLEQWDEKRGIERDEIYWKLSVGRKLELMSYVAVKKFEQQQYVLFEQEELEAYIGEFLGIERRDSRAVLRAIESQHGLLIERAQKVWSFSHLTFQEYLVATWFSEQERWQHLLNYIKEKKWREVFLIKTEQLINVDHFLRLMKLKIDDLAKNDKKIQSFLSWANKQASNVNSNYKISAVRALYFSRFRNIEIDIQKFLQHIEYGVNQGIFGTNSPFDFRDSVQESIKSIFLITALKTEIYILFNHDILLFSSIENNFISSDIFALNIDIPLQRKLKSIYNEIPDTNLGALLCEQWWATDAKLWMEQLNQIISEIRNISYQWNFSSTQIENLQFYYDANKILIDCLNSDCNIGFYVKEEISNTLLLPLIELEKTKDGIVEQEVKQNKIDQPDY; encoded by the coding sequence ATGGTGGTGGGCAAACCTGGTTCGGGGAAGACAACATATATGCAAAGAATTGTAACGGAATGCAATGAAGGAAAATTGCAAGCGCAGCGAATTCCTGTGTTGATTAAATTGCGGGAGTTTTTGGATGAAGGATGTAAATATGACTACGATTTGAAGCAGTTTTTAGGACAGCATTGGCAGATGATTAATGCAGATATCGAATTAGTATTAAACCAGGGACGAGCTTTGGTATTGCTGGATGGTTTGGATGAGGTTGAGGGGGAAGCCGGAAAACAAATTGTTAAGGAAATCAAACGTTTTGCCCGTATTTATCCACAGGTGCAAGTAGTGGTAACTTGTCGAACGCAAACCCTACCTGATTTATTCGATTGGCAATCAAAACGGTTTACCTGTGTAGAAGTAGCTGATTTTAATGAAGTGCAGATGAGAGCGTTTGCAGTACATTGGTTTGGAACCGTTTGTGCAGATGCAGGAGAAAGGCAGGCACAGGAATTTTTTGAACAGTTATTTCGAGAGGTAAACAAGCCAATTCGGGAACTTGTAATTACTCCCATCTTGCTAAGTTTAACTTGTGCGGTTTTCCAGCAAACAGGGAAATTTTACTCGAAGCGTTCCAAGTTATATCAAGAAGGGTTGGAGTTATTGTTGGAGCAGTGGGACGAAAAGCGAGGGATTGAGCGGGATGAAATTTATTGGAAATTGTCAGTTGGCCGCAAGCTGGAACTAATGAGCTATGTTGCAGTGAAGAAATTTGAACAACAACAGTATGTTTTGTTTGAACAAGAGGAGTTAGAGGCTTATATTGGGGAGTTTTTAGGAATTGAACGGCGCGATAGCCGAGCAGTTTTGAGAGCAATTGAGTCTCAGCATGGATTGTTAATTGAGAGAGCGCAAAAAGTTTGGTCTTTTTCTCATCTAACATTTCAAGAATATTTGGTAGCGACGTGGTTTAGTGAACAAGAGCGATGGCAGCATTTATTAAATTATATTAAAGAAAAAAAATGGCGAGAAGTTTTTTTAATTAAAACGGAGCAATTAATAAATGTAGATCATTTCTTAAGATTAATGAAACTTAAAATTGATGATTTAGCCAAAAATGATAAAAAAATACAAAGCTTTTTAAGCTGGGCAAATAAACAAGCGAGTAATGTCAATTCAAATTACAAAATTTCAGCAGTCAGAGCATTATATTTTTCAAGATTTCGTAATATTGAAATAGATATTCAAAAATTTTTGCAACATATTGAATATGGTGTAAATCAAGGTATTTTTGGAACAAATAGTCCTTTTGATTTTCGAGATAGTGTACAGGAATCTATTAAAAGTATTTTTCTTATTACTGCATTAAAAACAGAAATTTATATACTATTTAACCATGATATCTTATTATTTAGTAGTATTGAAAATAACTTTATAAGTTCTGATATCTTTGCTCTAAATATAGATATTCCTTTACAAAGAAAGCTTAAGAGCATATATAATGAGATTCCAGATACAAATTTAGGAGCTTTACTATGTGAACAGTGGTGGGCTACAGATGCTAAATTATGGATGGAGCAGTTAAATCAAATTATTAGTGAGATTCGTAATATAAGTTACCAATGGAATTTTAGCTCTACACAAATAGAAAATCTACAATTTTATTATGATGCTAATAAAATTTTAATAGATTGTTTAAATAGTGATTGCAATATTGGATTTTATGTAAAAGAAGAAATAAGTAATACATTATTATTACCACTTATTGAACTGGAGAAAACTAAAGACGGCATAGTAGAGCAAGAGGTAAAGCAGAATAAAATAGACCAGCCAGATTATTGA